A window of Clostridium botulinum BKT015925 contains these coding sequences:
- a CDS encoding SPOR domain-containing protein → MKYTRYDLKKNNRKNNGLFFIVLICVILILAFLSGTMISNLFIKKPKQNDDVGKKAVQNITEKNNSNKNKDKSIREIDDFVIIQCGVFANAENANVLKEKLKSYGTPFIVQENEKNKVILGIYSVVEFQNVEKTLKQEKIEFTKVNIKPDLSSKANLQIAQIIDAQLQILHKFSNDKVKSVQTKQIKEWCSKLEQVDKNEKKYDLLNQLKDNMKKLPQEVRKEKLEEINSYLYKNIKLLQ, encoded by the coding sequence ATGAAGTATACTAGATATGACTTGAAGAAAAATAATAGAAAAAACAACGGTCTTTTCTTTATAGTTTTAATCTGTGTAATATTGATATTAGCATTCCTTTCTGGAACGATGATATCTAATTTATTTATAAAGAAGCCTAAACAAAATGATGATGTTGGAAAAAAAGCTGTACAAAATATAACTGAAAAAAATAATAGTAACAAAAATAAGGACAAGAGTATACGTGAAATAGATGATTTTGTAATTATACAATGTGGGGTATTTGCAAATGCAGAAAATGCTAATGTTTTGAAAGAAAAATTAAAATCTTATGGTACTCCATTTATAGTACAAGAAAATGAAAAGAATAAGGTTATACTTGGCATATATTCAGTAGTTGAATTTCAAAACGTAGAAAAAACATTAAAGCAAGAAAAAATTGAATTTACAAAAGTTAATATAAAACCAGATTTAAGTAGTAAAGCAAACTTACAAATTGCTCAAATTATAGATGCACAACTTCAAATATTACATAAATTTTCGAATGACAAGGTAAAGTCTGTACAAACTAAGCAAATAAAAGAGTGGTGTTCAAAGTTAGAGCAAGTTGATAAAAATGAAAAAAAATATGATTTATTAAATCAACTAAAAGATAATATGAAAAAGTTACCTCAAGAAGTGAGAAAAGAGAAATTAGAAGAAATTAATAGTTATTTATACAAAAATATAAAATTATTACAGTAG
- a CDS encoding lytic transglycosylase domain-containing protein — MKKRKLTAIWIVLIILIVTAINIKPIGRRLYPIKYKDYIMKYSEEYNLNPYLVSAVIKAESNFEKNAKSNKGAIGLMQLTPSTAKWAAKEMKVKNFKTDMLYNEEFNIKMGCWYIDNLKQEFNNNIKLVLAAYNGGRGNVKKWLNNKENSKNGVDLHYIPFKETDKYVKRVDVSQKIFEFLYTNDKGYIKAMKEIISSYFS; from the coding sequence ATGAAAAAGAGAAAGTTGACGGCGATTTGGATAGTACTAATTATATTAATTGTAACTGCTATTAATATAAAGCCTATAGGAAGGAGGCTATATCCAATAAAATATAAAGATTACATAATGAAATATTCAGAAGAATATAATTTAAATCCTTATTTAGTATCAGCAGTAATAAAGGCTGAAAGTAATTTTGAAAAAAATGCAAAATCTAATAAAGGTGCAATTGGTCTTATGCAATTGACCCCATCTACAGCAAAATGGGCTGCAAAAGAAATGAAAGTTAAAAATTTTAAAACTGATATGCTTTATAATGAGGAATTTAATATTAAAATGGGTTGTTGGTATATAGACAATTTAAAACAAGAGTTTAATAATAATATTAAATTAGTTCTAGCAGCTTATAATGGTGGAAGAGGTAATGTTAAAAAGTGGCTAAACAATAAAGAAAATTCAAAAAATGGAGTAGATTTGCACTATATACCATTTAAAGAAACAGATAAGTATGTAAAAAGAGTAGATGTAAGTCAAAAAATATTTGAATTTTTATATACTAATGATAAAGGATATATTAAGGCTATGAAAGAAATCATATCAAGTTATTTTTCATAA
- the radC gene encoding RadC family protein produces the protein MYNTFKIMDLPQSERPRERLLKYGAQSLSNSELIAIILRTGSSNENVLNLSSRILKQCGGLNGLLTLMPEDMMTLKGIGKAKATQIIAIGELAKRFKAYKSGDIYIIKSPRDVADMVMDEMRYFKEEHLRVIMLNTKNIVIACKDISIGSLNSTIVHPREIFSYAIKKNSASIIICHNHPSGVCTPSSEDIDVTIRLKKCSEILGVNLLDHLIIGHGNYISLKEKNIL, from the coding sequence ATGTATAACACTTTTAAAATTATGGATTTACCTCAAAGTGAAAGACCAAGAGAAAGACTTTTAAAATATGGTGCACAGTCATTATCTAATAGCGAACTTATTGCTATAATATTAAGAACTGGTTCAAGTAATGAAAATGTACTAAACTTAAGCAGTAGAATATTAAAGCAATGTGGAGGTCTTAATGGTCTTTTGACATTGATGCCTGAGGATATGATGACCTTAAAGGGAATTGGAAAGGCAAAAGCTACGCAAATTATAGCTATAGGTGAACTTGCAAAAAGATTTAAGGCGTATAAATCAGGTGATATATACATAATAAAAAGTCCAAGAGATGTAGCTGATATGGTTATGGATGAGATGAGATATTTTAAGGAAGAACATTTAAGAGTAATAATGTTGAATACTAAAAATATAGTTATAGCTTGTAAGGATATTTCAATAGGAAGTTTAAATTCTACCATTGTTCATCCGAGAGAAATTTTTAGCTATGCTATTAAGAAAAATAGTGCATCCATTATAATATGTCACAATCATCCATCGGGAGTGTGTACTCCAAGCTCAGAAGATATAGACGTTACAATAAGATTAAAAAAATGTAGTGAAATATTAGGAGTTAATTTATTAGACCATTTAATAATTGGCCATGGTAATTATATTAGTTTAAAAGAAAAGAATATTTTGTAG
- a CDS encoding GNAT family N-acetyltransferase, translating to MFDIKLEFDNIKIFSIEKEDVNPIYKWIRCNDQYLQNECNENITYDEFYEHFLEYYFSECEFFLKINKKNKLIGIFKGRTEFKNPNEVWIKYFLIDKEYRNYGLGSKVLNEILKYFSNDCGIFNFYTNIEDGQSNCIKFLLKNNFYILNSLNEFDIKNIVLKKRIIKT from the coding sequence ATGTTTGATATTAAATTAGAATTTGATAATATAAAAATTTTCAGTATAGAAAAAGAAGATGTAAATCCAATATATAAATGGATTCGATGCAATGATCAATATTTACAAAATGAATGTAATGAAAATATAACCTATGATGAGTTTTATGAACATTTTTTAGAATATTATTTTAGTGAATGTGAGTTTTTCTTAAAAATAAACAAAAAAAATAAATTGATAGGAATATTTAAAGGAAGGACTGAGTTTAAAAATCCTAATGAGGTATGGATAAAATATTTTTTGATAGATAAAGAGTATAGAAATTATGGATTGGGAAGTAAAGTTTTAAATGAAATATTAAAATATTTTTCTAATGATTGTGGAATATTTAATTTCTATACTAACATAGAAGATGGCCAAAGTAATTGTATAAAATTTTTGCTTAAAAATAATTTTTATATATTAAATAGTCTTAATGAATTTGATATAAAAAATATTGTATTGAAAAAAAGAATAATAAAGACATAA
- a CDS encoding Maf-like protein — MMRIVLASASERRQELLQRITNKFEVIVSDFKEETVDFEGNFESYVMKLAKGKAMAVAQNLCDDAIVIGCDTIVAFNGKVLGKPNDELEAFNMLKALSGNVHKVYSGIAVIDTRKGNTRIESVCTSVKFSSLTNEKIKEYISTREPMDKAGAYGIQGFGGVFVEKINGDYYNVVGLPLNKLDKMFWEMGVDL, encoded by the coding sequence TTGATGAGGATTGTATTAGCATCTGCCTCAGAAAGAAGGCAAGAGCTTTTACAAAGAATAACGAATAAGTTTGAAGTTATAGTGAGTGATTTTAAGGAAGAAACTGTTGATTTTGAAGGAAACTTTGAAAGTTATGTAATGAAACTTGCAAAGGGAAAAGCAATGGCAGTAGCTCAAAATTTATGTGACGATGCAATAGTAATAGGCTGTGATACAATAGTAGCTTTTAATGGAAAAGTATTAGGAAAACCTAATGATGAACTAGAAGCTTTTAATATGTTAAAAGCGTTAAGTGGGAATGTACATAAAGTATATTCTGGCATCGCTGTTATTGACACTAGAAAAGGTAATACTAGAATAGAAAGTGTATGTACTAGTGTTAAATTTTCGTCTCTTACCAATGAAAAAATAAAAGAGTATATATCTACAAGAGAACCTATGGATAAAGCTGGAGCCTATGGTATTCAAGGCTTCGGAGGAGTTTTTGTAGAAAAAATAAATGGAGACTATTATAATGTAGTGGGACTTCCATTAAATAAATTAGATAAAATGTTTTGGGAGATGGGGGTAGATTTATAA
- the mreC gene encoding rod shape-determining protein MreC yields MRFLKNKLTVTVIVLSVSFLILIGYTVGKEKMSTAGNGVGVVLNSVQGVVYKFNSKVKKSAKFLFHFKDVKEENKRLREENVVLKDKALKYDSLAKENERFKKMVDFKDQRSEYDYIGCEIIGKSGENWLDGFVINRGSDDGIQKKMVVVTGEGLVGQVTSVANKWSIVQSIINENIQVAGMLNSTRENDGVVKGYKDYSNKLLAKLYFLPLDSKVKKGDTVLTSALGALYPKDIKIGTVIDVEEDKGKLVKNALIEPSVDFNRLEELFVVVSKNKDGKY; encoded by the coding sequence ATGAGATTCTTAAAAAATAAACTGACAGTAACTGTTATTGTGCTGTCAGTTAGCTTTTTAATATTAATTGGTTATACTGTAGGAAAAGAAAAAATGTCTACTGCAGGAAATGGTGTGGGTGTTGTTTTAAATTCAGTACAAGGTGTTGTGTATAAGTTTAATAGTAAAGTAAAGAAAAGTGCTAAGTTTCTATTCCATTTTAAAGATGTAAAAGAAGAGAATAAAAGATTAAGAGAAGAAAATGTGGTTTTAAAGGATAAAGCACTTAAATATGATTCTTTAGCCAAAGAAAATGAAAGATTCAAGAAAATGGTTGATTTTAAAGATCAAAGATCGGAATATGATTACATAGGTTGTGAGATAATAGGTAAAAGTGGAGAAAACTGGCTAGATGGATTTGTTATAAATAGAGGTTCAGATGATGGTATACAGAAGAAAATGGTAGTTGTAACTGGAGAAGGCTTAGTAGGCCAAGTAACTTCTGTAGCTAATAAATGGTCTATAGTTCAATCCATAATAAATGAAAATATACAAGTTGCAGGAATGCTTAATAGCACTAGGGAAAATGATGGTGTTGTTAAGGGATATAAAGATTATAGTAATAAATTATTAGCAAAACTTTACTTCCTTCCATTAGATTCTAAAGTTAAAAAAGGTGATACTGTTTTAACATCAGCATTAGGAGCATTGTATCCTAAAGACATAAAAATAGGAACAGTCATTGATGTAGAAGAAGATAAGGGTAAGCTAGTTAAAAATGCATTAATTGAGCCAAGTGTTGATTTTAATAGACTCGAGGAATTGTTCGTAGTAGTTTCTAAAAATAAAGATGGTAAATATTAA
- a CDS encoding rod shape-determining protein: MGFFGMTKDMGIDLGTANTLVYSKGKGIVLREPSVVAINKVTNKVLAVGEEAKQMIGRTPGNIVAIRPLKDGVIADFDVTEEMLKSFITKICSKSAFTSPRVVVCFPTGITAVERRAIEEASKRAGAREVYLMEEPMAAAIGAGLPVHEPTGSMVVDIGGGTTEVAVISLGGIVTSKSLRIAGDELDQAIIAYIKKEYSLMIGERTAESVKMEIGSAYPTNKDEDEEIENKEVVESVEEKEENKEDKSEKEAVVDSEKKKSKVNIVNGERCMQIRGRDLISGLPKVIQISEVEVRGALKEPVAAIVESIKTNLEKTPPELAADIMDKGIMLTGGGALLRGLDKLIHKETHMPVHIAQSPLDCVAVGAGKALENIDKMSRK, from the coding sequence GTGGGATTTTTTGGTATGACTAAAGATATGGGAATAGACTTAGGAACAGCAAATACATTAGTTTATTCTAAAGGAAAAGGTATAGTTTTAAGAGAGCCTTCAGTAGTTGCTATAAATAAGGTTACAAATAAGGTTTTAGCTGTAGGGGAAGAAGCTAAGCAAATGATAGGAAGAACTCCTGGAAATATAGTAGCAATTAGACCTTTAAAAGATGGTGTTATTGCGGACTTTGATGTTACAGAAGAAATGCTAAAAAGTTTTATAACTAAAATATGTTCAAAATCAGCATTTACAAGTCCAAGAGTAGTTGTATGTTTTCCAACAGGAATAACTGCTGTTGAAAGAAGGGCTATCGAGGAAGCTAGTAAAAGAGCAGGGGCTAGAGAAGTTTATCTAATGGAAGAGCCTATGGCAGCAGCTATTGGAGCAGGACTTCCAGTTCATGAACCAACAGGAAGCATGGTTGTAGATATCGGAGGAGGTACTACAGAAGTAGCTGTTATATCACTTGGTGGTATTGTTACAAGTAAGTCATTAAGAATAGCAGGAGATGAATTAGATCAAGCAATTATAGCCTATATCAAAAAAGAATATAGTCTTATGATAGGTGAAAGAACTGCTGAAAGTGTAAAAATGGAAATAGGTTCGGCTTATCCAACAAATAAGGATGAAGATGAAGAAATTGAAAATAAAGAAGTTGTAGAATCCGTAGAAGAAAAAGAAGAAAATAAAGAAGACAAAAGCGAAAAAGAAGCTGTTGTAGATTCAGAAAAGAAAAAATCTAAAGTTAACATTGTTAATGGAGAAAGATGCATGCAAATAAGAGGTCGTGATCTTATTTCAGGACTTCCAAAGGTAATACAAATAAGCGAAGTAGAAGTTAGAGGAGCTTTAAAAGAGCCTGTAGCAGCTATCGTAGAGTCTATAAAGACAAACCTTGAAAAAACTCCACCAGAACTTGCAGCTGATATTATGGACAAAGGAATAATGCTTACTGGAGGAGGAGCTTTATTAAGAGGACTTGATAAGCTTATCCATAAAGAAACACACATGCCAGTACACATAGCCCAATCACCTTTAGACTGTGTTGCAGTAGGCGCAGGAAAAGCTTTAGAAAATATAGACAAAATGTCTAGAAAATAA
- a CDS encoding ACT domain-containing protein has product MDKYLIVNTKILPEVFEKVLQAKELLRTGKAKDITEAAKVVGISRSSYYKYKDFVFSVLEGTHVQKATIGLLLSHKTGTLSRILDRIAQINGNILTINQDIPVNNGASVTITFDISNMKMELQEFLNEMKKMDNVVKVSLIAME; this is encoded by the coding sequence ATGGACAAGTACTTAATAGTAAATACGAAAATTTTACCAGAGGTTTTTGAAAAAGTATTACAAGCGAAAGAGCTTCTAAGAACGGGTAAAGCAAAAGATATAACAGAAGCGGCTAAGGTTGTAGGTATAAGTAGAAGTTCTTATTATAAGTATAAAGATTTTGTATTTTCTGTTTTAGAAGGAACTCATGTACAAAAGGCAACTATTGGATTGTTATTATCACATAAAACTGGAACGTTATCAAGAATATTAGATAGAATAGCTCAAATTAATGGTAATATACTAACTATAAATCAAGATATTCCTGTAAATAATGGGGCAAGTGTTACTATAACATTTGATATATCAAATATGAAAATGGAATTACAAGAGTTTCTTAATGAGATGAAAAAGATGGACAATGTAGTTAAAGTATCTTTAATAGCTATGGAATAA
- a CDS encoding DUF4321 domain-containing protein, with amino-acid sequence MRGNNKSGFFVFIILLGGICGSFIGEILGNNIGPLSFLKATYPIGTASPFVLNLKVVEITFGVNFYVNVMAIIGVIIAILLYRKY; translated from the coding sequence GTGAGAGGCAATAATAAGAGTGGTTTTTTTGTATTTATTATTTTACTAGGAGGCATATGTGGAAGCTTTATTGGTGAAATTTTAGGTAATAATATAGGCCCCCTAAGCTTTTTAAAAGCTACATATCCTATCGGTACAGCTAGCCCATTTGTATTAAATTTAAAAGTAGTTGAAATTACATTTGGAGTAAATTTCTATGTGAACGTAATGGCAATTATAGGTGTTATTATTGCTATATTGTTGTATAGAAAGTATTAG
- the mreD gene encoding rod shape-determining protein MreD, with amino-acid sequence MKRVFTVAFLLILFTILDNALMPFLSFKGVYPSIVFVFIVFYSIINGSVSAIYLGCISGLLQDVYLMNGIGINMFINMVICLISAEIGKTIFKDKAVIPVITCFLLSILKGILMFIILYIVGQRTHINIILYISLYNMIISILIYKKVFKLCQKDFMVKKWRF; translated from the coding sequence ATGAAGAGAGTATTTACTGTAGCATTTTTATTAATATTATTCACCATATTGGACAATGCATTGATGCCTTTTTTATCGTTTAAAGGTGTTTACCCTAGTATAGTATTTGTTTTTATAGTTTTTTATTCTATAATCAATGGAAGTGTAAGTGCCATATATTTAGGATGTATATCAGGATTATTACAAGACGTATATTTAATGAATGGTATTGGAATAAATATGTTTATAAATATGGTTATTTGTTTGATTTCTGCTGAAATAGGAAAAACCATATTTAAAGATAAAGCTGTGATACCTGTAATAACATGTTTTTTACTTAGTATATTAAAAGGGATTTTAATGTTTATAATTTTATATATAGTAGGGCAACGGACTCATATAAATATTATATTATATATAAGCTTATATAATATGATTATCTCAATTTTAATATACAAAAAAGTTTTTAAACTTTGTCAAAAAGATTTTATGGTTAAAAAATGGAGATTTTAG